Below is a genomic region from Desulfonispora thiosulfatigenes DSM 11270.
TCTTCAGGTAAAAAATAATCAAAATCGCTTAATTTCATTGTTAACTCCTTAAATTTAGATTGCGTTTGTATCAACAACATATTATACCATTATTCTTAAGGATTGTATTTTAATTATCTCATCATCTCATAAAATTAAAGATTAGTGCTAAGATAATAATTAGTAAAATATTTTACCCTGTATATTTTATCCCTAAGTGTTTATATGCTAAAGGAGTACATACTCTACCTCTAGAAGTGCGTTTTAAAAATCCTATTTGCATAAGATAAGGCTCATACACATCTTCAACTGTATCTGATTCTTCATTAATCGTTGCAGCTAAAGTATCTAATCCTACAGGACCTCCATTAAATTTAATTATAATAGTTTCAAGCATTATTCTATCAATATTATCTAAACCAAGGCTATCTACTTCTAATAAATCTAAAGCACTTTGGGCTATTTTTTCATCAATAAATCCTTGTCCTTTTACCTCTGCATAGTCCCTTACACGTCTTAATAATCGATTTGATATACGTGGGGTTCCCCTTGACCTTTTAGCAAGCTCTAAAGCACCGTTATTATCAATAGGAACATTAAGAATCTGTGCTGAACGCGTAATTACTTTGGCTAATTCTTCATTTGAGTAAAACTCTAATCTATTGACTACACCAAATCTATCCCTTAGAGGTGAAGTTAATAGACCCGCTCTCGTCGTTGCTCCAATCAAAGTAAAAGGGGGCAAATCTATTCTAATAGACCTTGCACTTGGACCTTTTCCTATAATAATATCAAGGGCAAAGTCTTCCATTGCAGGATATAGTACTTCTTCAACAATTTTATTCAATCTATGAATTTCATCTATAAAAAGAACATCATGTGGTTGTAAATTTGTTAATATAGCTGCTAAATCACCTGCTCGTTCAATTGCAGGACCTGATGTTATTTTAATTTGCGCATTTAACTCATTTGCAATAATATTAGCTAATGTAGTTTTTCCGAGTCCAGGTGGACCATATAGTAAGACGTGATCTAAAGCTTCATTTCTTAATTTTGTTGCTTCAATAAAAATAGATAGAGTTTCTTTAACTCTATCTTGTCCAATATAATCTTCTAAATACTTTGGACGAAGGTTTACCGACTCTTCTAAATCTTCTATCTTACTTTGTGGAGAAATTAACCTATCTTCCATGAGTACCTCCTAGACTTTTGCTAATAATTTTAATGCTGATTTTATCAGTCCTGCCTCATCTGAATCAGGATTATCTTTTATAATTTTAGGATATATTTTATCCACTTCAGTCATTTGATATCCTAACGCTAGTAAAGCTTCTATAACACCATTATTATAGTTATTCATCGGTAGTGTAGTTTCTTCAGTAATTGTTATCTGATTAATCTTTTCTTTAAGTTCTAAAATCATTCTTTGTGCTGTTTTTTTACCTACACCTGGTAGTTTAGTTAAATAAGCAATGTTCTCGATCTGAATGGCACTATTTAATTGATTTATTGTAGAGTTAGAAACAATCCCAAGGGCAACTCTAGGACCAATTCCAGATACATTCAGTAACAAAGTAAAATAATCTTTTTCTTCCCAAGTAGAAAATCCATATAATTGCCAGTTATCTTCTCTAATATGTATATAAGTATAAATTTCAATCAAATCATCAATCTTTATTTTATCCATAAGATAATTAGGCATAAAAACCTCATAACCAATATTATTTACAACAATGATTGAACTATTAAGTTCTTTTTTTATTATTTTACCATTTAGATATGAAATCATATTGTTCTTATCCTTACGTTAGTTTGCTTGAAGTGGGCATGACAAATGGCTACTGCAATTGCATCAGCAGCATCATCAGGTTTTGGTATTTCTTTTAAATTCAAAAGCACCTTTACCATTTGTTGAACTTGATTTTTCTGAGCCCTTCCATACCCAACTACTCCTTGTTTAATTTGTAAAGGAGTATAGCTATTTACTTTAAGACCTTTTAATGCCCCTGCTAAAAGTATAGCTCCTCTAGCTTGACCTACAGACAAAGCAGTTTTTACATTTTTATTGAAAAATAGCTCTTCTACAGCCATTTCATTAGGCTTATATTTATCTAATAACAAATTTACATGATTATATATTTTTTCTAATCTTTTTTCTAAATCCAATGTAGACTCTGTATAAATACACCCATAATCAATAGGTATAAATTTATTACCTTCTACCGAAATTATACCAAACCCGGTGATTGCTGTACCAGGGTCAATTCCTAAAATTATCATTTACTTCACCTCTTAAACTAATTCTACAATTATAAAGGTATTCCTTTAATTTTTCAAGTGTTATAAAAATAAAAAAGATTTTGCAAAAGCAAAATCTTTTTTAGGTACTTGGATTATAAATGTTCACTCAAACTATCTAAAATAGCAACTAGTTCTTCCATTGTATAAAATTCCATTGAATAATTTTTTATTTTATTCTGATACTCTATAGGTAAGCTACTAACAGGTATATCAGTTACCTTATATACCCCAGATAAATTTTCTGTTTCTCTAGGTCCATAATATACAGCAACATAGTTTAACGAACTATCTAAACCTAAATGCCATATTTGACTATGTACAGGGCATAAGCCTTCTTCTTTTTTAATGATTGTAATTTGATCTGTTTCAGTACGTTTTACCTCCCAGTTTTCTTCTTTAGGATAAATTTTCTTTATATCATTTAAACTTAATTGATTTAACCTTTTCCGTTCTGAATCTTTTAAGTCGATATTTTCTTTATCACAATTAAGATCATATCTCACACATAAATCATATTCTTTTTCCATAATTACATTAATGTCATCAGTTATTTGAAAACTTTCTAATGAAACACTACTAAGACCAGTTTCATTGGGCTTTTGAAGTGGCTGACGGTCTACATTTAAGTAATATGAAACAATACTACTCATCATAAAAACAACAAATAATCCTATATATACGTATTTGAATTTTTTCCAAGACATAAATTTTACCTCCATAATATGTGTATCAGATTTCATATACATATTATTTCCAAAACTTAACTAAATATACTATGAGGTAGAAATTTAAAATAAAAAAACCATTAAAACATTATAATCAATCTAAAATGCATTAATGGCTTTTTTATAATATTCTTTTATAATTGTTCCATTATTTCATCTGGAATGTCAGCATTTGAAAAGACCCCTTGCACGTCGTCATGTTCTTCAAAGGCATCAATAAGTTTAATTAATTTTTTAGCTTGATCTTGATCTGTTACTTCAACTGTATTTTGAGGAACTAAGGTAACTTCTGCTTGGGTAAACTCAATACCACCCTTTTCTAATTCACCTTTAACAAGTTCGAAGTTATCAGGATCTGTATAAATTTCTACAGCCTCGGCATCATAATTTATATCTTCAGCACCTGCTTCTAAGGCCATAAGCATTAATTCATCTTCTGACATTTCTGGAGATTCGATTAATAAATATCCTTTTCGATCGAACATATAAGAAACACAACCTGTTTCACCCATATTTCCACCATTTTTTGAAAACAAATATCTAATATCCCCTGCTGTTC
It encodes:
- the ruvC gene encoding crossover junction endodeoxyribonuclease RuvC, coding for MIILGIDPGTAITGFGIISVEGNKFIPIDYGCIYTESTLDLEKRLEKIYNHVNLLLDKYKPNEMAVEELFFNKNVKTALSVGQARGAILLAGALKGLKVNSYTPLQIKQGVVGYGRAQKNQVQQMVKVLLNLKEIPKPDDAADAIAVAICHAHFKQTNVRIRTI
- a CDS encoding YebC/PmpR family DNA-binding transcriptional regulator, which gives rise to MAGHSKWANIKHRKTKQDAQKGKIFTKLAREIIVAAKQGGGDPDGNFRLRIAVDKAKINNMPNDNIKRAIQKGIGSNDGDNYEEVTYEGYGPGGVAITLDIMTDNRNRTAGDIRYLFSKNGGNMGETGCVSYMFDRKGYLLIESPEMSEDELMLMALEAGAEDINYDAEAVEIYTDPDNFELVKGELEKGGIEFTQAEVTLVPQNTVEVTDQDQAKKLIKLIDAFEEHDDVQGVFSNADIPDEIMEQL
- the ruvB gene encoding Holliday junction branch migration DNA helicase RuvB — translated: MEDRLISPQSKIEDLEESVNLRPKYLEDYIGQDRVKETLSIFIEATKLRNEALDHVLLYGPPGLGKTTLANIIANELNAQIKITSGPAIERAGDLAAILTNLQPHDVLFIDEIHRLNKIVEEVLYPAMEDFALDIIIGKGPSARSIRIDLPPFTLIGATTRAGLLTSPLRDRFGVVNRLEFYSNEELAKVITRSAQILNVPIDNNGALELAKRSRGTPRISNRLLRRVRDYAEVKGQGFIDEKIAQSALDLLEVDSLGLDNIDRIMLETIIIKFNGGPVGLDTLAATINEESDTVEDVYEPYLMQIGFLKRTSRGRVCTPLAYKHLGIKYTG
- the ruvA gene encoding Holliday junction branch migration protein RuvA, whose amino-acid sequence is MISYLNGKIIKKELNSSIIVVNNIGYEVFMPNYLMDKIKIDDLIEIYTYIHIREDNWQLYGFSTWEEKDYFTLLLNVSGIGPRVALGIVSNSTINQLNSAIQIENIAYLTKLPGVGKKTAQRMILELKEKINQITITEETTLPMNNYNNGVIEALLALGYQMTEVDKIYPKIIKDNPDSDEAGLIKSALKLLAKV